Proteins encoded by one window of Nicotiana tabacum cultivar K326 chromosome 10, ASM71507v2, whole genome shotgun sequence:
- the LOC142165376 gene encoding uncharacterized protein LOC142165376 produces MRIFQLHRAIATLSQGIDSVSIYFTKLKILWNEYDALTPTPNSKEYVEHLQQQRLLQFLSGLNDSYDQDRRQILLKSKEPTINQAYAMVIEDESYHALSLGSMSDKTDPIAMQVSKDQNYRGKKTFHQCEYCGLKGYTKEICYKIISYPKDFKRKKRFNTANNNGNQYGRGNGNPGGQFGRGTQQPFNAANNASTSAKGASRCDLHNTLATKVPYFTKEQYRKILGLLNKETGDNQANSQANMAGIKLGFSVLVKQSYSEEKQWTMSFTFLTSNSDLFTNRVKGTGREDTGLYIYKGIGDINKEEIHSFAVPTTKGDCNLWRMRLGHPSAGAIKIMGDAVFRELEFGFTSTPLADCPLVPNLSMQASQDLPLDPICISRDIVNNDLVEDHTLATNNPAEQVEETASQGEEALPEESQHDQHAVLTESLQD; encoded by the exons ATGAGGATCTTTCAATTACATAGAGCCATAGCTACTTTGTCACAAGGCATTGACTCTGTCTCAATTTATTTCACTAAGCTGAAGATACTTTGGAATGAATATGATGCCCTAACGCCTACTCCTAATTCAAAAGAGTATGTTGAACATCTTCAGCAACAAAGGCTATTGCAGTTTCTTAGTGGCTTAAATGATTCTTATGACCAAGATAGAAGACAAATTCTATTGAAATCTAAAGAGCCTACTATTAACCAAGCTTATGCTATGGTAATTGAGGATGAGTCATATCATGCTCTTAGTTTAGGCTCTATGAGTGATAAAACTGATCCAATTGCTATGCAAGTTAGTAAGGATCAGAATTACAGAGGTAAGAAGACATTCCACCAGTGTGAATATTGTGGACTTAAAGGATATACAAAGGAAATTTGCTATAAAATCATTAGTTACCCGAAGGATTTTAAGCGAAAGAAAAGGTTCAATACTGCTAACAATAATGGGAACCAATATGGTCGAGGAAATGGTAATCCTGGAGGGCAATTTGGTCGTGGTACTCAACAGCCCTTTAATGCTGCTAACAATGCTTCTACTTCAGCAAAAGGTGCTTCAAGATGTGATCTGCACAACACTCTTGCTACGAAGGTACCATACTTCACAAAGGAGCAATACAGGAAGATTCTAGGATTACTGAACAAAGAAACTGGTGATAACCAAGCCAATAGCCAAGCTAACATGGCAG GGATAAAGTTAGGATTTTCAGTATTGGTCAAGCAGTCCTACTCGGAGGAAAAACAGTGGACAATGTCCTTTACATTCCTGACTTCAAATTCA GACCTCTTCACTAATAGGGTGAAGGGGACTGGTAGAGAAGATACTGGACTGTACATATATAAGGGAATAGGAGACATCAATAAGGAGGAGATACATAGCTTTGCAGTACCTACAACAAAAGGAGATTGCAACCTTTGGCGTATGAGACTTGGCCACCCTTCAGCTGGAGCAATAAAGATTATGGG GGATGCGGTATTCAGGGAATTAGAGTTTGGTTTTACTTCCACACCACTAGCTGACTGTCCATTAGTTCCAAACCTGAGTATGCAGGCTTCCCAAGACCTGCCATTAGATCCAATCTGCATCAGTAGAGACATAGTCAACAATGATCTCGTAGAGGATCATACATTGGCCACTAACAATCCAGCAGAGCAGGTAGAGGAGACAGCTTCCCAAGGTGAGGAAGCACTGCCTGAAGAGTCACAACATGATCAACATGCAGTCCTCACAGAGTCATTGCAAGACTAA
- the LOC107807885 gene encoding transcription activator GLK1: MLAVSSLSNTTTKDERANEMESFTIGGGDDFPDFMGENLLDSIDFDDLFVGINDGDSLPDLEMDAEIFAEFSVSSGDESDVNNYNTATTIKNVEQESCLRKEEVEKASSVSASDLGSGLTSLNYQGDEFVSTQKSEESTPPVNQNPVHKESDKGKKSSAQSKNNPQGKRKVKVDWTPELHRRFVQAVEQLGVDKAVPSRILEIMGIDCLTRHNIASHLQKYRSHRKHLLAREAEAASWSQRRQIYGCAVAGGGGGKRDINPWPAPTIGFPPPPPPMATPMPHFRPLHVWGHPSVDQSYMHMWPKHLAPSPSPHHHPSPVWPPAAAHPPHLHPSPPVDPSFWHPHHQRVPNSLTPGTTYFPAPIAPTRYPAPHPVPGIPPPAAMYKVDPIIGVRTAVAGAGQPLPKPPCDFHPSKESIDAAIGDVLSKPWLPLPLGLKPPAVDSVLGELQRQGVPKIPPTCA; the protein is encoded by the exons ATGCTTGCTGTGTCATCTTTGAGTAACACAACAACCAAAGATGAAAGGGCTAACGAGATGGAAAGTTTTACGATCGGAGGAGGTGATGATTTTCCAGATTTTATGGGTGAAAATTTGCTCGACAGTATTGATTTTGATGACCTTTTTGTGGGGATCAACGACGGAGATTCGCTACCAGATTTGGAGATGGATGCAGAGATTTTTGCTGAATTTTCAGTTAGTAGTGGAGACGAATCTGATGTGAACAACTATAATACTGCTACTACTATAAAAAATGTAGAACAAGAGAGTTGTTTAAGAAAAGAGGAAGTTGAAAAAGCATCATCTGTTTCAGCTTCGGATCTTGGTTCGGGGTTAACGAGCCTGAATTATCAGGGAGATGAATTTGTGAGTACTCAAAAGAGTGAAGAATCTACACCACCAGTGAATCAGAATCCTGTGCATAAAGAAAGTGATAAAGGCAAAAAGTCATCTGCTCAATCCAAGAATAATCCTCAAGGGAAGAGAAAAGTTAAG GTGGATTGGACGCCAGAATTGCACAGAAGATTTGTACAAGCAGTAGAGCAGCTAGGTGTAGATAAGGCAGTCCCATCAAGAATTTTGGAAATTATGGGAATCGATTGTCTCACTCGCCATAACATTGCTAGCCATCTTCAG AAATATCGATCCCATAGGAAACATTTACTTGCTAGAGAAGCCGAGGCGGCGAGCTGGAGTCAAAGAAGGCAAATCTACGGCTGTGCAGTGGCCGGAGGCGGAGGAGGAAAGAGAGATATAAACCCATGGCCTGCACCAACTATTGgatttcctcctcctcctcctccaatgGCAACTCCAATGCCTCATTTTAGACCCTTACATGTATGGGGTCATCCATCTGTCGACCAATCATATATGCACATGTGGCCGAAACATTTAGCACCTTCACCTTCTCCTCACCATCATCCATCACCAGTATGGCCGCCTGCTGCTGCTCATCCTCCTCATCTTCATCCTTCACCACCTGTAGATCCTTCTTTTTGGCATCCACATCATCAACGG GTACCAAATTCTCTTACCCCAGGAACTACTTACTTTCCAGCACCTATAGCACCAACG AGATATCCTGCTCCTCATCCAGTCCCAGGCATTCCACCCCCTGCCGCCATGTACAAAGTAGACCCCATCATTGGCGTTCGAACTGCCGTCGCCGGAGCTGGACAACCTCTTCCCAAACCTCCTTGTGACTTTCATCCT TCAAAGGAGAGCATAGATGCGGCTATTGGAGATGTTTTATCAAAGCCATGGCTGCCACTTCCCCTCGGACTGAAACCTCCCGCTGTCGACAGTGTATTGGGAGAATTACAACGTCAAGGGGTACCTAAAATACCACCAACTTGTGCATAG